From Nevskia ramosa DSM 11499, the proteins below share one genomic window:
- a CDS encoding CatB-related O-acetyltransferase encodes MERKQGLTAAQLFEQGVCIDDGNNKVFDFCFERPAMIHGHRLKSCTMGAYGFYNAAGLASAYRTHFGRYSQVGESTIVGPPEHPMTMFSTHPFAFSRPSHMPKMYQMPDFARISPGEDAGPSWADSETSTDTYIGHEAYVGAGSFVRRGVKVGVGAVIGARSVVTRDVPPYAIVAGSPARVLRYRYPDHLIERFLKLAWWDYDLGLVTHDVNWADTQRTLEFLEQKVADNALAKLVPETYRVSSVGKNYSLEKLAAPLY; translated from the coding sequence ATGGAACGGAAACAGGGACTGACCGCGGCACAGCTGTTCGAACAAGGTGTCTGCATCGACGACGGCAACAACAAGGTTTTCGATTTTTGCTTCGAACGGCCAGCGATGATCCATGGACACCGACTGAAAAGTTGCACTATGGGGGCCTACGGGTTCTACAACGCGGCGGGATTGGCGAGCGCGTACCGCACGCATTTCGGCCGTTACTCGCAGGTCGGGGAGTCGACGATCGTCGGCCCGCCGGAGCACCCGATGACCATGTTCAGCACCCATCCGTTCGCGTTCTCGCGGCCATCGCATATGCCGAAGATGTATCAGATGCCCGACTTCGCCCGGATCTCGCCGGGCGAAGACGCGGGCCCGTCCTGGGCAGACAGCGAAACCTCGACCGATACCTACATCGGCCATGAGGCTTACGTGGGCGCCGGCAGCTTCGTGCGGCGCGGAGTGAAGGTTGGTGTTGGCGCGGTGATCGGCGCCCGCAGCGTGGTGACCCGCGACGTGCCGCCGTACGCGATCGTTGCAGGCTCTCCGGCGCGCGTGCTGCGCTATCGCTACCCGGATCATCTGATCGAACGCTTCCTCAAACTCGCGTGGTGGGATTACGATCTCGGATTGGTAACGCATGATGTGAACTGGGCCGATACCCAGCGCACGCTGGAATTTCTCGAACAAAAAGTCGCCGACAATGCGCTTGCCAAGCTCGTTCCGGAAACCTACCGCGTGAGCAGCGTTGGCAAGAACTACAGCCTCGAAAAACTGGCTGCTCCGCTTTACTAA
- a CDS encoding alkaline phosphatase family protein: MTTKTLFIGMDGCTFTVLNEMTRDLPGEGITMPFLSNLMAKGSRANLRSTPNPLTPPAWTSIMTGRGPGQHGVFDFIRAEDKGGEVYWTLYDSRDVDSEMIWSIASRQGKSIAALNFPLTAPPPKHVNGSIVPGFIPAKHLRRNSTPGLFERLKDAIPGFDAKELAWDFDNEKQALEVLNDNDMEQWVRYHLPREEQWFNIAEYILQNDAPDLMAVMFDGTDKIQHQAWQFVDPALVPAERTEFYDRMRAVCREYFANVDRYIEKLVTMAGPECQVFFASDHGFTATVETLRINAFLEDLGYLKWAVNDGSEQAIRREASDFANLDWANTTAYCRTPSSNGIHIRVSTKPGEPGIQQADYIPFRDKLIEDLKTLRNDDGEPVIVDVLKREEWFPGQHMERACDLTLVLRDNGFVSIRNLKPVVVKRPSPAGTHHPDGIFMAYGKGIAANGQVERLDIRDVCPTLLYSLGLPVPSDFEGKAAEPFFTANWLTEHPVKIGKPTVGAGEKAKAEDMDEEEKRQIIEQLQMLGYME; encoded by the coding sequence ATGACCACCAAGACTCTCTTCATCGGCATGGACGGCTGCACGTTCACCGTGCTGAACGAAATGACCCGCGACCTTCCTGGCGAAGGCATCACCATGCCGTTCCTTTCCAACCTGATGGCCAAGGGTTCGCGCGCCAATCTGCGTTCGACACCGAACCCGCTGACACCCCCGGCCTGGACCTCGATCATGACCGGCCGCGGCCCCGGCCAGCACGGCGTGTTCGATTTCATCCGCGCCGAGGACAAGGGCGGCGAGGTCTACTGGACCCTGTACGACTCCCGCGATGTCGATTCGGAAATGATCTGGTCGATCGCCAGCCGTCAGGGCAAGTCGATCGCCGCGCTGAATTTCCCGTTGACCGCGCCGCCACCGAAGCACGTCAATGGTTCGATCGTGCCGGGCTTCATTCCGGCCAAGCATCTGCGTCGCAATTCGACGCCGGGCCTGTTCGAGCGCCTGAAGGACGCGATTCCGGGCTTCGATGCCAAGGAATTGGCCTGGGACTTCGACAACGAGAAGCAGGCGCTCGAAGTGCTCAACGACAACGACATGGAACAGTGGGTGCGCTATCACCTGCCGCGTGAAGAGCAGTGGTTCAACATTGCCGAGTACATCCTGCAGAACGATGCACCGGATCTGATGGCGGTGATGTTCGATGGCACCGACAAGATCCAGCATCAGGCCTGGCAGTTCGTCGATCCGGCGCTGGTGCCGGCCGAACGCACCGAGTTCTACGACCGCATGCGCGCCGTCTGCCGCGAGTACTTCGCCAACGTCGATCGCTACATCGAAAAGCTGGTGACCATGGCGGGCCCGGAATGCCAGGTGTTCTTCGCCTCCGATCACGGCTTCACCGCCACCGTCGAGACGCTGCGCATCAATGCCTTCCTCGAAGATCTGGGCTATCTGAAGTGGGCGGTGAACGACGGCAGCGAGCAGGCGATCCGTCGCGAAGCCAGCGATTTCGCCAATCTCGACTGGGCCAATACCACGGCCTATTGCCGCACGCCGTCCTCGAACGGCATCCACATCCGCGTCTCGACCAAGCCGGGCGAGCCGGGCATCCAGCAGGCCGACTACATCCCGTTCCGCGACAAGCTGATCGAGGATCTGAAGACGCTGCGCAACGATGATGGCGAGCCGGTGATCGTCGACGTGCTGAAGCGCGAGGAATGGTTCCCGGGCCAGCACATGGAGCGCGCCTGCGATCTCACCCTGGTGCTGCGCGACAACGGTTTCGTGTCGATCCGCAATCTGAAGCCGGTGGTGGTCAAGCGTCCGAGCCCGGCCGGCACCCATCACCCGGATGGCATCTTCATGGCCTACGGCAAGGGCATTGCTGCCAATGGCCAGGTCGAACGTCTCGATATCCGCGACGTCTGCCCAACCCTGCTCTACAGCCTGGGCCTGCCAGTGCCGAGCGATTTCGAAGGCAAGGCCGCAGAACCGTTCTTCACCGCCAACTGGCTGACCGAGCACCCGGTCAAGATCGGCAAGCCGACCGTCGGTGCCGGCGAAAAGGCCAAGGCCGAAGACATGGACGAAGAAGAAAAGCGCCAGATCATCGAGCAGTTGCAGATGCTCGGTTACATGGAATGA